The following proteins come from a genomic window of Acidimicrobiia bacterium:
- a CDS encoding right-handed parallel beta-helix repeat-containing protein, which translates to MHRVQMRQWKQRWAVPALVAILFVPLAAIGLALAHSATAADNGDGAVHVTWLSGFGDDANPCSRTAPCKTVQGAFAKTAQPDGEITTIDPGSYGNSNSYLSPFTINGGIDIDGGANQIVLQNTVSGIDGIDIAAPANDVVVLRHVDLEGFGIGLHGINFISGKALYIEDSVIEGFTGDGVHVAPTAGGQVVIERSTIRRNGANGVNATGASSTAVATVSVKDSTIEANAAAGVLAADYSDVTIDGSNVNGDAQGLACVTQSTGSCVITATGNQIGQDATGVLSGRGVPGASGNATVYLSANTIRDNAKGLAVTAKPSFGRIISLGDNTAVGNQNPGKVTSTVPKI; encoded by the coding sequence GCCGCTCGCGGCGATCGGTCTCGCGCTCGCCCATTCGGCGACCGCGGCCGACAACGGCGACGGCGCGGTCCACGTGACGTGGCTCTCGGGCTTCGGCGACGATGCCAACCCGTGCAGCCGCACCGCGCCCTGCAAGACCGTCCAGGGGGCGTTCGCCAAGACCGCGCAACCCGACGGCGAGATCACCACCATCGATCCCGGCAGCTACGGCAACAGCAACTCGTACCTGTCGCCGTTCACGATCAACGGCGGCATCGACATCGACGGTGGCGCGAACCAGATCGTGCTGCAGAACACCGTGAGCGGGATCGACGGCATCGACATCGCCGCGCCGGCGAACGACGTCGTCGTCCTGCGCCACGTCGACCTCGAGGGCTTCGGCATCGGTCTGCACGGCATCAACTTCATCTCCGGCAAGGCGCTCTACATCGAGGACTCGGTGATCGAAGGCTTCACCGGCGACGGCGTGCACGTCGCGCCGACGGCCGGCGGCCAGGTCGTCATCGAGCGCTCGACGATTCGTAGGAACGGCGCGAACGGCGTGAACGCGACCGGAGCATCGTCGACCGCGGTCGCGACCGTCAGCGTGAAGGACTCGACGATCGAGGCGAACGCGGCGGCCGGAGTGCTCGCCGCCGACTACTCCGATGTCACCATCGACGGCAGCAACGTGAACGGCGACGCGCAAGGGCTCGCGTGCGTCACGCAGTCGACCGGTTCTTGCGTGATCACTGCGACCGGCAATCAGATCGGTCAGGACGCGACCGGCGTGCTGTCGGGCCGAGGCGTGCCGGGCGCGTCCGGCAACGCGACGGTCTACCTGAGCGCGAACACGATTCGCGACAACGCAAAAGGACTCGCGGTCACCGCGAAGCCGTCGTTCGGACGGATCATCTCCCTGGGCGACAACACCGCGGTCGGCAACCAGAACCCGGGCAAGGTGACGAGCACCGTCCCGAAGATCTAA
- a CDS encoding HIT family protein: protein MSDCLFCRIIAGEAEAQVVASSEIAVSFLDHRPVFKGHTLVVPRAHVVTLNDLPAERVGPYFLEVRRITAAVVAGVEADGSFVAMNNVVSQSVPHLHTHVVPRRRKDGLRGFFWPRTKYADGEAAEYAARIVAALPV from the coding sequence GTGAGTGACTGCCTCTTCTGCCGGATCATCGCCGGCGAGGCGGAAGCGCAGGTCGTGGCGAGCTCGGAGATCGCGGTGTCGTTCCTCGACCACCGTCCGGTGTTCAAGGGGCACACGCTCGTCGTGCCGCGCGCGCACGTCGTCACGCTGAACGACCTGCCCGCCGAACGCGTCGGTCCGTACTTCCTCGAGGTGCGGCGCATCACCGCCGCGGTCGTCGCGGGCGTGGAGGCCGATGGCAGCTTCGTCGCGATGAACAACGTCGTGAGCCAGTCGGTCCCACACCTCCACACCCACGTCGTGCCCCGCCGGCGCAAGGACGGACTGCGGGGCTTCTTCTGGCCGCGGACCAAGTACGCCGACGGCGAGGCCGCGGAGTACGCGGCCCGCATCGTCGCCGCGCTCCCCGTTTAG